ATTGTATAGCATGCATCTGAGCTTTGCAGTTTCAGTTTTCAAAGCAGCTACCTCTACACGAAGTTTAAGATTTTCCTGTTCCAACAAAGCTGCTCTTATTGCAATCTGATCCTCTTTAGCTCTCCGAGCATCCCGTGACCTCTTTGCTGCATCGTTGTTCTTTCTTCTCCTTTCCCAGTAAGCTTCATCCTTCTGTTCCTCGGGTAGAGTTTTTGGTCGTTTTCTGCCTGAGGCTGTTATGTCCATACCTATACTTGAACTAGGCACGGAAAACAATGGTGGGGAGCTGCCTATGCTGGGACTACTGTTCATGCTGCCATTGGAAATTCTGTCATTGTTTGAGCTAATGGCTGATGACGATGGGGGAGAGGCATGGGTGGACGACTTTGGGGTAGACTCATAGTGGCTTAGTCCCCTACTGCCGTTATTATCCCTGTCTCTCAATGATTGCAACTGTTTTTTGTACATTTCCATAAACTCTTCTCCACTTATATTCAGTGCCTGCAACATACTTGCATCCATTCCTTGAAAGGGAGAAAAACCATGGGGAAGGCCAAATGCACCCATTGACATAGCAAGAGGGTCTTTTGGATAGGCCTTGAATGGCCTCGAACCATTATGTTGTGACACCCTAGGGTCAACCATGCTATTTGGAAACACACCTCCTAGAAGCTGAGTTGGGGACATAAAGCCTGCATGAATGTTTGACATCATACCTGCCAATGCCGCCGTGGTTCCTGGAGAACACCTTTCTGGTGGGTGCTTAATTTCCCCGGGTTCAATCTGTCTGTCTGATAAATCCCGATTATGTAACATCCCATTGAATAACATCCCATCCTCGGGATCGGAAGATTTCCTTCCGTCCGCCAAACTCGAGGAATCTGCATTAGACGATGAAGACGGAACAGATTCCCTTCCAGATGTGTCATGCTCCAcgaattttctttttttacacGAAAAGTCTAAAGGTGAATCTTCCGAATCCTCCGAGGAATAACTACTGTACTTCGACTCCTGTTTTATAGCGATTTGCATATGGCCATTGCGCATGGCCTCTCCGTGCTCCAAGACGTCATTATGGCGACTGTGATTATTGGCTTGTAGTATCTCCGTATTACTATGCGTTGTACCATTCTCAGCCATCTCATGTGATTCAACCTTAGCTATGAAGTAGGTCCCTTATATTTCACAGTTGTTTCTTTCTTATACATTTGACCTACaacacatcaaaacaacaaattcTCATAACATTTATAGCAGACTTTTTATAGATTTCTACGTAATGACTATGTAATGGTTGCTCATTATGAAGTGAAGAATAACACAACAGGTCAGTACtgtgtacatatttatacacacacacacaacaaggtgGCAAAACTCTAAACATGCCTTCAGTATAACACACAATACACTTGTTGATAATTTTGTACACTACATGACACGAGGCCCCGGATGCCATCTCAAACCCCCACGTGTATTATGTATGTACCCCACTCACTACATAAAGTAAGGCCTTTGAGCAATGGTCCCCTTCTCCACTACATACtaaagtgttatatacatgaGTCATTAAAATACATACCGGGTTCAAATGAAAGACCAAAATCAACTGGCTATTGTTCCTTGTGGGAATACACATTACCATTCTGTAGAATTAACACGAAAGTCGTCCAGCTGTCCTTGAAATGCACTTGTTTTCCTGCCGAACATGTAATAATATTTTCGTTGCCCAACATACCCAAACGGCCGTGTGAGCCTGTCCATGACCTTAGGTGACGCTAGCTAACTTTATCCACATCATTTGGCATTTCACGTAATCTCAAATTAACTAACCAATCAGACCATCACAGCCGGTTTGTGGGGCATGTCCATTCTCTCCATTCATGACTTTAAAGTGCACAAACACCGCCCCTATTGGTCAGTTCAGACCAGGTTGCGTAAGGCCACACGGCGAAGGGGAGGGCACCAGGCTACAGCCTCGTTCTAATAACTGAAAAAAACCTGCGCAACAGTATGCGGTCGTAATTTTGTTGAATAATATCGGGGAATGTAACTGGAATAGACCAGTCGGCATGGGcaaacagtgttatatatacaaagcCGGGTCCAGGCTTACACAAGCTAGGAACGTGTGGCACACGACCTCGAGTACGTGTGTAGGGATATCCCCTACACTCAGCGCGAAGAGCCCTGGCTACAACACAGCAGAGACTCCATATCTTGACCATGTATAGAAAATGACCCATTCTGTGTCATTCATTAAAATGCGCACAAAATTATCATACTGACAGACCTTTTTCATATGGTAAACAAGTTAAATCTGTCAGAAGGCGAGGTTAGCGTATGTGGTCATCTAAGCGGAAAAGTTCACTGTGGGTCAGGTCACACACTGTGTATAGTCTATTTTATATTGGACATTTCTCGGTACAAGAAAGAAGGAGAGATCATGTGAGATAGGTACTTACCTAGGGGTTACACCCACTGTATCTGGTGGCCCAGACCCTCTAGACACGTTAAAGCATGGTGTCCGAGGAAACGAGAAAATCTAC
This DNA window, taken from Pecten maximus chromosome 3, xPecMax1.1, whole genome shotgun sequence, encodes the following:
- the LOC117322927 gene encoding uncharacterized protein LOC117322927, with protein sequence MAENGTTHSNTEILQANNHSRHNDVLEHGEAMRNGHMQIAIKQESKYSSYSSEDSEDSPLDFSCKKRKFVEHDTSGRESVPSSSSNADSSSLADGRKSSDPEDGMLFNGMLHNRDLSDRQIEPGEIKHPPERCSPGTTAALAGMMSNIHAGFMSPTQLLGGVFPNSMVDPRVSQHNGSRPFKAYPKDPLAMSMGAFGLPHGFSPFQGMDASMLQALNISGEEFMEMYKKQLQSLRDRDNNGSRGLSHYESTPKSSTHASPPSSSAISSNNDRISNGSMNSSPSIGSSPPLFSVPSSSIGMDITASGRKRPKTLPEEQKDEAYWERRRKNNDAAKRSRDARRAKEDQIAIRAALLEQENLKLRVEVAALKTETAKLRCMLYNS